The Henckelia pumila isolate YLH828 unplaced genomic scaffold, ASM3356847v2 CTG_461:::fragment_3, whole genome shotgun sequence genome window below encodes:
- the LOC140872091 gene encoding uncharacterized protein isoform X2, translated as MEDWELSVEELDFLERDALQQLALRHSTNSTAQASASSRPAIGAVPSSRSSAMSPASCSTSNDRMSASHQASKSPLSVTRKVIDNSSNQPNQKLTVKFFLHSSGNVAAKFQFHQTIVGAFRNIPRASWNANERLWVLPLSSLSTAEQVLHDISPMIELENLDPLVRRAIAAATGIPDLRDRYDKIPSDIEAKLLPFQRDGVRFVLQHGGRVLLADEMGLGKTLQAIAFTSCIREAWPVLVLTPSSLRLQWASVVLSQWSGSNRGGYKIVQSNSRVSVNLDGVFNIISYDTVPKLQDILLASKFQVVIADESHFLKNAQAKRTCASLPILQRAQYTILLSGTPALSRPIELFKQLEALYPDVYKNVHEYGDRYCKGGVFGIYQGASNHEELHNLMKATVMIRRLKKDVLAELPVKRRQQVFLDLEEKEMRQINALFSELKVIKSQVKSSQCKEEAELLKLKEKNLINKIYTESAEAKIPAVLDYIGTIIEASCKFLIFAHHQPMINSIHKFLLKKKVGCIKIDGSTPASSRQVLVTEFQEKDTVRAAVLSIKAGGIGLTLTAASMVIFAELSWTPGDVIQAEDRAHRIGQVSSVNIYYLLANDTVDDIIWDVIQSKLENLGQMLDGHENSLEVSVKQPRSDIPPLKQRKLDSFMKSCCNK; from the exons ATGGAAGATTGGGAGTTGAGCGTGGAGGAGCTTGATTTTCTGGAAAGAGACGCCCTTCAGCAATTGGCCCTCCGCCATTCCACTAACAGCACTGCCCAGGCTTCTGCCTCGTCGCGGCCAGCGATTGGAGCAGTGCCGTCTTCTCGTTCCTCAGCTATGTCTCCTGCATCTTGCTCCACGAGCAACGATCGG ATGAGTGCTTCACATCAAGCTAGTAAATCTCCTTTATCAGTGACAAGAAAGGTGATTG ACAATTCTTCAAACCAACCAAATCAAAAGCTCACAGTAAAATTTTTCCTACATTCCAGTGGAAATGTTGCTGCAAAATTTCAATTTCACCAG ACCATTGTAGGAGCTTTTCGCAATATTCCTAGAGCCAGTTGGAATGCAAATGAAAG ATTGTGGGTATTACCCTTATCATCGTTATCAACTGCAGAACAGGTTCTTCATGATATCAGTCCTATGATTGAG CTTGAGAACTTGGACCCTTTGGTAAGGCGTGCTATTGCTGCAGCCACTGGAATTCCAGATCTTCGTG ACCGATACGATAAAATTCCCAGCGATATTGAAGCAAAGCTCCTGCCTTTCCAACGTGACGGTGTTAG ATTTGTTCTGCAACATGGAGGGCGGGTCCTGCTTGCTGATGAAATGGGGCTTGGAAAGACTCTTCAG GCTATTGCTTTCACCTCTTGCATTCGTGAGGCGTGGCCTGTTCTTGTTTTGACTCCATCTTCCTTACGGCTTCAGTGGGCTTCT GTTGTGCTGTCTCAGTGGAGCGGTTCAAATAGAGGTGGATATAAAATTGTGCAGTCGAATAGTAGAGTGTCAGTCAATCTTGATGGTGTCTTTAACATCATATCATATGATACTGTACCTAAGCTACAGGACATCCTTTTGGCTTCAAAATTTCAG GTTGTGATTGCCGATGAATCACATTTCTTAAAGAATGCCCAAGCAAAGCGAACGTGTGCCTCCCTTCCTATTTTGCAG AGAGCTCAATACACAATTTTGCTCAGTGGAACTCCTGCTCTGTCGCGGCCAATTGAGCTATTCAAACAG TTGGAAGCCTTGTATCCTGATGTATATAAGAATGTTCACGAATATGGTGACCGATATTGCAAGGGT GGCGTTTTTGGAATCTATCAAGGTGCAAGTAATCATGAAGAGCTGCACAATTTGATGAAAGCGACAGTGATGATTCGTAGACTCAAGAAAGATGTTCTTGCTGAGCTCCCTGTGAAGCGCAGGCAACAG GTCTTTTTGGATTTGGAGGAGAAGGAAATGAGGCAAATCAATGCGCTATTTTCTGAG TTGAAAGTCATAAAAAGCCAAGTCAAGTCATCCCAGTGCAAAGAGGAAGCTGAGCTACTCAAGTTGAAGGAGAAAAATCTTATCAACAAG ATCTATACTGAATCTGCTGAAGCCAAGATTCCGGCAGTACTGGACTACATTGGGACCATAATTGAG GCTAGTTGCAAATTTCTAATATTTGCACATCATCAACCTATGATCAACTCAATACACAAATTTCTTTTG AAGAAAAAAGTTGGTTGCATAAAGATCGATGGAAGTACGCCAGCATCATCAAGACAAGTTCTGGTGACTGAATTTCAGGAAAAAGATACTGTCAGAGCAGCAGTG TTGTCCATCAAAGCTGGAGGTATTGGCTTAACTTTGACCGCAGCAAGCATGGTAATATTTGCAGAGTTATCTTGGACTCCAGGGGATGTGATTCAGGCTGAAGATCGTGCTCATAGGATCGGGCAG GTCTCATCAgtcaatatatattatttgctgGCAAACGACACGGTGGATGATATAATATG GGATGTGATTCAGAGCAAGTTGGAAAATCTTGGCCAG ATGCTTGATGGCCATGAGAATTCCTTGGAAGTTTCAGTTAAACAACCAAGAAGTGACATCCCCCCTTTGAAGCAGAGGAAACTCGACTCTTTCATGAAATCATGTTGTAATAAATAA
- the LOC140872091 gene encoding uncharacterized protein isoform X3 translates to MEDWELSVEELDFLERDALQQLALRHSTNSTAQASASSRPAIGAVPSSRSSAMSPASCSTSNDRMSASHQASKSPLSVTRKVIDNSSNQPNQKLTVKFFLHSSGNVAAKFQFHQTIVGAFRNIPRASWNANERLWVLPLSSLSTAEQVLHDISPMIELENLDPLVRRAIAAATGIPDLRDRYDKIPSDIEAKLLPFQRDGVRFVLQHGGRVLLADEMGLGKTLQAIAFTSCIREAWPVLVLTPSSLRLQWASMIQQWLNVASSDILVVLSQWSGSNRGGYKIVQSNSRVSVNLDGVFNIISYDTVPKLQDILLASKFQRAQYTILLSGTPALSRPIELFKQLEALYPDVYKNVHEYGDRYCKGGVFGIYQGASNHEELHNLMKATVMIRRLKKDVLAELPVKRRQQVFLDLEEKEMRQINALFSELKVIKSQVKSSQCKEEAELLKLKEKNLINKIYTESAEAKIPAVLDYIGTIIEASCKFLIFAHHQPMINSIHKFLLKKKVGCIKIDGSTPASSRQVLVTEFQEKDTVRAAVLSIKAGGIGLTLTAASMVIFAELSWTPGDVIQAEDRAHRIGQVSSVNIYYLLANDTVDDIIWDVIQSKLENLGQMLDGHENSLEVSVKQPRSDIPPLKQRKLDSFMKSCCNK, encoded by the exons ATGGAAGATTGGGAGTTGAGCGTGGAGGAGCTTGATTTTCTGGAAAGAGACGCCCTTCAGCAATTGGCCCTCCGCCATTCCACTAACAGCACTGCCCAGGCTTCTGCCTCGTCGCGGCCAGCGATTGGAGCAGTGCCGTCTTCTCGTTCCTCAGCTATGTCTCCTGCATCTTGCTCCACGAGCAACGATCGG ATGAGTGCTTCACATCAAGCTAGTAAATCTCCTTTATCAGTGACAAGAAAGGTGATTG ACAATTCTTCAAACCAACCAAATCAAAAGCTCACAGTAAAATTTTTCCTACATTCCAGTGGAAATGTTGCTGCAAAATTTCAATTTCACCAG ACCATTGTAGGAGCTTTTCGCAATATTCCTAGAGCCAGTTGGAATGCAAATGAAAG ATTGTGGGTATTACCCTTATCATCGTTATCAACTGCAGAACAGGTTCTTCATGATATCAGTCCTATGATTGAG CTTGAGAACTTGGACCCTTTGGTAAGGCGTGCTATTGCTGCAGCCACTGGAATTCCAGATCTTCGTG ACCGATACGATAAAATTCCCAGCGATATTGAAGCAAAGCTCCTGCCTTTCCAACGTGACGGTGTTAG ATTTGTTCTGCAACATGGAGGGCGGGTCCTGCTTGCTGATGAAATGGGGCTTGGAAAGACTCTTCAG GCTATTGCTTTCACCTCTTGCATTCGTGAGGCGTGGCCTGTTCTTGTTTTGACTCCATCTTCCTTACGGCTTCAGTGGGCTTCT ATGATTCAGCAATGGCTGAATGTCGCCTCATCAGATATACTT GTTGTGCTGTCTCAGTGGAGCGGTTCAAATAGAGGTGGATATAAAATTGTGCAGTCGAATAGTAGAGTGTCAGTCAATCTTGATGGTGTCTTTAACATCATATCATATGATACTGTACCTAAGCTACAGGACATCCTTTTGGCTTCAAAATTTCAG AGAGCTCAATACACAATTTTGCTCAGTGGAACTCCTGCTCTGTCGCGGCCAATTGAGCTATTCAAACAG TTGGAAGCCTTGTATCCTGATGTATATAAGAATGTTCACGAATATGGTGACCGATATTGCAAGGGT GGCGTTTTTGGAATCTATCAAGGTGCAAGTAATCATGAAGAGCTGCACAATTTGATGAAAGCGACAGTGATGATTCGTAGACTCAAGAAAGATGTTCTTGCTGAGCTCCCTGTGAAGCGCAGGCAACAG GTCTTTTTGGATTTGGAGGAGAAGGAAATGAGGCAAATCAATGCGCTATTTTCTGAG TTGAAAGTCATAAAAAGCCAAGTCAAGTCATCCCAGTGCAAAGAGGAAGCTGAGCTACTCAAGTTGAAGGAGAAAAATCTTATCAACAAG ATCTATACTGAATCTGCTGAAGCCAAGATTCCGGCAGTACTGGACTACATTGGGACCATAATTGAG GCTAGTTGCAAATTTCTAATATTTGCACATCATCAACCTATGATCAACTCAATACACAAATTTCTTTTG AAGAAAAAAGTTGGTTGCATAAAGATCGATGGAAGTACGCCAGCATCATCAAGACAAGTTCTGGTGACTGAATTTCAGGAAAAAGATACTGTCAGAGCAGCAGTG TTGTCCATCAAAGCTGGAGGTATTGGCTTAACTTTGACCGCAGCAAGCATGGTAATATTTGCAGAGTTATCTTGGACTCCAGGGGATGTGATTCAGGCTGAAGATCGTGCTCATAGGATCGGGCAG GTCTCATCAgtcaatatatattatttgctgGCAAACGACACGGTGGATGATATAATATG GGATGTGATTCAGAGCAAGTTGGAAAATCTTGGCCAG ATGCTTGATGGCCATGAGAATTCCTTGGAAGTTTCAGTTAAACAACCAAGAAGTGACATCCCCCCTTTGAAGCAGAGGAAACTCGACTCTTTCATGAAATCATGTTGTAATAAATAA
- the LOC140872091 gene encoding uncharacterized protein isoform X1: MEDWELSVEELDFLERDALQQLALRHSTNSTAQASASSRPAIGAVPSSRSSAMSPASCSTSNDRMSASHQASKSPLSVTRKVIDNSSNQPNQKLTVKFFLHSSGNVAAKFQFHQTIVGAFRNIPRASWNANERLWVLPLSSLSTAEQVLHDISPMIELENLDPLVRRAIAAATGIPDLRDRYDKIPSDIEAKLLPFQRDGVRFVLQHGGRVLLADEMGLGKTLQAIAFTSCIREAWPVLVLTPSSLRLQWASMIQQWLNVASSDILVVLSQWSGSNRGGYKIVQSNSRVSVNLDGVFNIISYDTVPKLQDILLASKFQVVIADESHFLKNAQAKRTCASLPILQRAQYTILLSGTPALSRPIELFKQLEALYPDVYKNVHEYGDRYCKGGVFGIYQGASNHEELHNLMKATVMIRRLKKDVLAELPVKRRQQVFLDLEEKEMRQINALFSELKVIKSQVKSSQCKEEAELLKLKEKNLINKIYTESAEAKIPAVLDYIGTIIEASCKFLIFAHHQPMINSIHKFLLKKKVGCIKIDGSTPASSRQVLVTEFQEKDTVRAAVLSIKAGGIGLTLTAASMVIFAELSWTPGDVIQAEDRAHRIGQVSSVNIYYLLANDTVDDIIWDVIQSKLENLGQMLDGHENSLEVSVKQPRSDIPPLKQRKLDSFMKSCCNK; this comes from the exons ATGGAAGATTGGGAGTTGAGCGTGGAGGAGCTTGATTTTCTGGAAAGAGACGCCCTTCAGCAATTGGCCCTCCGCCATTCCACTAACAGCACTGCCCAGGCTTCTGCCTCGTCGCGGCCAGCGATTGGAGCAGTGCCGTCTTCTCGTTCCTCAGCTATGTCTCCTGCATCTTGCTCCACGAGCAACGATCGG ATGAGTGCTTCACATCAAGCTAGTAAATCTCCTTTATCAGTGACAAGAAAGGTGATTG ACAATTCTTCAAACCAACCAAATCAAAAGCTCACAGTAAAATTTTTCCTACATTCCAGTGGAAATGTTGCTGCAAAATTTCAATTTCACCAG ACCATTGTAGGAGCTTTTCGCAATATTCCTAGAGCCAGTTGGAATGCAAATGAAAG ATTGTGGGTATTACCCTTATCATCGTTATCAACTGCAGAACAGGTTCTTCATGATATCAGTCCTATGATTGAG CTTGAGAACTTGGACCCTTTGGTAAGGCGTGCTATTGCTGCAGCCACTGGAATTCCAGATCTTCGTG ACCGATACGATAAAATTCCCAGCGATATTGAAGCAAAGCTCCTGCCTTTCCAACGTGACGGTGTTAG ATTTGTTCTGCAACATGGAGGGCGGGTCCTGCTTGCTGATGAAATGGGGCTTGGAAAGACTCTTCAG GCTATTGCTTTCACCTCTTGCATTCGTGAGGCGTGGCCTGTTCTTGTTTTGACTCCATCTTCCTTACGGCTTCAGTGGGCTTCT ATGATTCAGCAATGGCTGAATGTCGCCTCATCAGATATACTT GTTGTGCTGTCTCAGTGGAGCGGTTCAAATAGAGGTGGATATAAAATTGTGCAGTCGAATAGTAGAGTGTCAGTCAATCTTGATGGTGTCTTTAACATCATATCATATGATACTGTACCTAAGCTACAGGACATCCTTTTGGCTTCAAAATTTCAG GTTGTGATTGCCGATGAATCACATTTCTTAAAGAATGCCCAAGCAAAGCGAACGTGTGCCTCCCTTCCTATTTTGCAG AGAGCTCAATACACAATTTTGCTCAGTGGAACTCCTGCTCTGTCGCGGCCAATTGAGCTATTCAAACAG TTGGAAGCCTTGTATCCTGATGTATATAAGAATGTTCACGAATATGGTGACCGATATTGCAAGGGT GGCGTTTTTGGAATCTATCAAGGTGCAAGTAATCATGAAGAGCTGCACAATTTGATGAAAGCGACAGTGATGATTCGTAGACTCAAGAAAGATGTTCTTGCTGAGCTCCCTGTGAAGCGCAGGCAACAG GTCTTTTTGGATTTGGAGGAGAAGGAAATGAGGCAAATCAATGCGCTATTTTCTGAG TTGAAAGTCATAAAAAGCCAAGTCAAGTCATCCCAGTGCAAAGAGGAAGCTGAGCTACTCAAGTTGAAGGAGAAAAATCTTATCAACAAG ATCTATACTGAATCTGCTGAAGCCAAGATTCCGGCAGTACTGGACTACATTGGGACCATAATTGAG GCTAGTTGCAAATTTCTAATATTTGCACATCATCAACCTATGATCAACTCAATACACAAATTTCTTTTG AAGAAAAAAGTTGGTTGCATAAAGATCGATGGAAGTACGCCAGCATCATCAAGACAAGTTCTGGTGACTGAATTTCAGGAAAAAGATACTGTCAGAGCAGCAGTG TTGTCCATCAAAGCTGGAGGTATTGGCTTAACTTTGACCGCAGCAAGCATGGTAATATTTGCAGAGTTATCTTGGACTCCAGGGGATGTGATTCAGGCTGAAGATCGTGCTCATAGGATCGGGCAG GTCTCATCAgtcaatatatattatttgctgGCAAACGACACGGTGGATGATATAATATG GGATGTGATTCAGAGCAAGTTGGAAAATCTTGGCCAG ATGCTTGATGGCCATGAGAATTCCTTGGAAGTTTCAGTTAAACAACCAAGAAGTGACATCCCCCCTTTGAAGCAGAGGAAACTCGACTCTTTCATGAAATCATGTTGTAATAAATAA